From a single Metopolophium dirhodum isolate CAU chromosome 6, ASM1992520v1, whole genome shotgun sequence genomic region:
- the LOC132946253 gene encoding ring canal kelch homolog isoform X1: MSVKEMDSVKHVIPRTSGLKKVLKSNGCKPTLYTNSCHTHGFFEFLQYLRNEKTLCDVKLETDDGVIVCAHKVVLVSACTYFRSMFTSFAEGDKYVVNIRDIDSNILQLLIDYIYTFKIMVTEQNVMGLLPAAIFLQLDYVKGVCVKFLQKQMNTSNCLGIKEFADFYNCMELLSSSEEYIKTHFSKFVETDEFLSMSSEEVINLISRDDINVPFEEKIFECVINWVKHELDSRNDSLPKLMEHVRLSLAPEEYISKNVVDEPLIKNNLKCKDFVIEALNFHIIKKHRRITIPHTIRNSPRQTGLKFLLAMSSRFGKCDTGWYDPATKLLHRTKKMKIGFNLCALALIKDHLVFALNCNEPNLISTKMLDLSSRSLQWKPSVDMLVDRNSFGIGVLNDLIYAVGGITDLTILNAAEVFDVSVQEWRLIASMSTERMDPGVGVLNNLLYVVGGYNNGFSLKSVECYDPTLDIWTPVTQMSTSRRKHGIGILDGVMYAIGGSDQENDKRVYLKSVEAYKPITKVWSSIADMHLCRSDPRVVTFNGLLYVMGGFDGSTRLNSVEIYDPNNNTWTMELFPKCVEVIKGAVVIDMPSHLRTY, encoded by the exons ATGTCCGTAAAAGAGATGGATTCCGTAAAACATGTTATACCACGGACAAGTGGCCTAAAGAAAGTACTGAAATCCAACGGATGTAAGCctacattatatacaaacagCTGTCATACTCACGGTTTCTTTGAATTCCTACAATATTTACGAAA tgAAAAAACGTTATGTGATGTAAAGTTAGAAACAGATGACGGTGTAATTGTGTGTGCACATAAAGTTGTCTTAGTTTCAGCATGTACATATTTCCGTTCAATGTTCACCAGTTTTGCCGAAGGGGATaaatatgttgtaaatataaGAGATATAGATTCAAACATTTTACAACTGTtgattgattatatttatactttcaaaataatggtGACCGAACAAAACgtaatg ggTTTGTTACCAGCTGCTATATTCTTACAGTTGGATTATGTAAAAGGTGTATGTGTTaagtttttacaaaaacaaatgaATACTTCAAATTGTCTTGGTATTAAAGAATTTGCTGACTTTTATAACTGTATGGAATTGTTGTCAAGTTCTGAAGAAtacataaaaacacatttttc aaaatttgTTGAAACAGATGAGTTTCTATCTATGTCTTCTGAAGAAGTGATTAATCTAATCTCCCGTGATGACATTAACGttccatttgaagaaaaa aTATTTGAATGTGTTATTAATTGGGTAAAACATGAATTAGATAGTAGAAATGACAGTTTGCCTAAATTAATGGAACATGTTCGTTTGTCATTAGCACCCGAAGAGTATATATCAAAAAATGTAGTTGATGAAcctcttattaaaaataatcttaaat gtaaagATTTTGTCATTGAGGCTTTAAATTTCCATATCATAAAGAAACATCGGCGCATTACTATACCACACACAATTCGTAATTCACCTAGACAGACTGGACTTAAA TTTCTTCTTGCCATGTCATCTAGGTTTGGGAAGTGTGATACAGGCTGGTATGATCCAGCAACCAAACTATTgcatagaacaaaaaaaatgaaaataggatTTAATTTATGTGCTCTTGCCTTAATAAAGGATCATTTAGTTTTTGCCTTGAATTGCAATGAACCTAATTTAATATCAACTAAAATGCTGGATTTATCTTCACGATCACTTCAATGGAAACCATCTGTTGACATGTTAGTCGATCGAAATAGTTTTGGGATTGGTGTCTTAAATGATCTTATATATGCt GTTGGTGGAATTACTGATTTGACCATATTAAATGCTGCAGAAGTTTTTGACGTGAGTGTTCAAGAATGGCGATTAATAGCTAGTATGTCTACTGAGAGAATGGACCCCGGTGTTGGAGTACTCAATAATCTTTTATACgtg GTAGGAGGTTACAATAACGGATTTTCTTTGAAATCTGTTGAATGTTATGATCCCACCCTTGATATATGGACACCAGTCACACAAATGTCTACAAGTCGTCGAAAACATGGTATAGGAATCTTAGACGGTGTAATGTATGCTATTGGTGGTAGTGATCAGGAAAATGATAAAAGGGTATATCTTAAAAGTGTTGAGGCCTATAAACCAATTACTAAAGTATGGTCTTCAATTGCCGATATGCACCTATGCCGTTCCGAtccaa GAGTTGTCACATTTAATGGTTTGTTGTATGTTATGGGCGGATTCGATGGATCCACTCGTTTGAACTCTGTCGAAATATACGACCCCAATAACAACACGTGGACTATGGAACTATTTCCAAAATGTGTAGAGGTAATTAAAGGTGCAGTAGTCATTGATATGCCATCACATTTGAGAACTTATTAG
- the LOC132946253 gene encoding ring canal kelch homolog isoform X2, with protein MCSVLAFMTVGISNASGLLPAAIFLQLDYVKGVCVKFLQKQMNTSNCLGIKEFADFYNCMELLSSSEEYIKTHFSKFVETDEFLSMSSEEVINLISRDDINVPFEEKIFECVINWVKHELDSRNDSLPKLMEHVRLSLAPEEYISKNVVDEPLIKNNLKCKDFVIEALNFHIIKKHRRITIPHTIRNSPRQTGLKFLLAMSSRFGKCDTGWYDPATKLLHRTKKMKIGFNLCALALIKDHLVFALNCNEPNLISTKMLDLSSRSLQWKPSVDMLVDRNSFGIGVLNDLIYAVGGITDLTILNAAEVFDVSVQEWRLIASMSTERMDPGVGVLNNLLYVVGGYNNGFSLKSVECYDPTLDIWTPVTQMSTSRRKHGIGILDGVMYAIGGSDQENDKRVYLKSVEAYKPITKVWSSIADMHLCRSDPRVVTFNGLLYVMGGFDGSTRLNSVEIYDPNNNTWTMELFPKCVEVIKGAVVIDMPSHLRTY; from the exons ggTTTGTTACCAGCTGCTATATTCTTACAGTTGGATTATGTAAAAGGTGTATGTGTTaagtttttacaaaaacaaatgaATACTTCAAATTGTCTTGGTATTAAAGAATTTGCTGACTTTTATAACTGTATGGAATTGTTGTCAAGTTCTGAAGAAtacataaaaacacatttttc aaaatttgTTGAAACAGATGAGTTTCTATCTATGTCTTCTGAAGAAGTGATTAATCTAATCTCCCGTGATGACATTAACGttccatttgaagaaaaa aTATTTGAATGTGTTATTAATTGGGTAAAACATGAATTAGATAGTAGAAATGACAGTTTGCCTAAATTAATGGAACATGTTCGTTTGTCATTAGCACCCGAAGAGTATATATCAAAAAATGTAGTTGATGAAcctcttattaaaaataatcttaaat gtaaagATTTTGTCATTGAGGCTTTAAATTTCCATATCATAAAGAAACATCGGCGCATTACTATACCACACACAATTCGTAATTCACCTAGACAGACTGGACTTAAA TTTCTTCTTGCCATGTCATCTAGGTTTGGGAAGTGTGATACAGGCTGGTATGATCCAGCAACCAAACTATTgcatagaacaaaaaaaatgaaaataggatTTAATTTATGTGCTCTTGCCTTAATAAAGGATCATTTAGTTTTTGCCTTGAATTGCAATGAACCTAATTTAATATCAACTAAAATGCTGGATTTATCTTCACGATCACTTCAATGGAAACCATCTGTTGACATGTTAGTCGATCGAAATAGTTTTGGGATTGGTGTCTTAAATGATCTTATATATGCt GTTGGTGGAATTACTGATTTGACCATATTAAATGCTGCAGAAGTTTTTGACGTGAGTGTTCAAGAATGGCGATTAATAGCTAGTATGTCTACTGAGAGAATGGACCCCGGTGTTGGAGTACTCAATAATCTTTTATACgtg GTAGGAGGTTACAATAACGGATTTTCTTTGAAATCTGTTGAATGTTATGATCCCACCCTTGATATATGGACACCAGTCACACAAATGTCTACAAGTCGTCGAAAACATGGTATAGGAATCTTAGACGGTGTAATGTATGCTATTGGTGGTAGTGATCAGGAAAATGATAAAAGGGTATATCTTAAAAGTGTTGAGGCCTATAAACCAATTACTAAAGTATGGTCTTCAATTGCCGATATGCACCTATGCCGTTCCGAtccaa GAGTTGTCACATTTAATGGTTTGTTGTATGTTATGGGCGGATTCGATGGATCCACTCGTTTGAACTCTGTCGAAATATACGACCCCAATAACAACACGTGGACTATGGAACTATTTCCAAAATGTGTAGAGGTAATTAAAGGTGCAGTAGTCATTGATATGCCATCACATTTGAGAACTTATTAG
- the LOC132946253 gene encoding ring canal kelch homolog isoform X3: protein MRQCGLLPAAIFLQLDYVKGVCVKFLQKQMNTSNCLGIKEFADFYNCMELLSSSEEYIKTHFSKFVETDEFLSMSSEEVINLISRDDINVPFEEKIFECVINWVKHELDSRNDSLPKLMEHVRLSLAPEEYISKNVVDEPLIKNNLKCKDFVIEALNFHIIKKHRRITIPHTIRNSPRQTGLKFLLAMSSRFGKCDTGWYDPATKLLHRTKKMKIGFNLCALALIKDHLVFALNCNEPNLISTKMLDLSSRSLQWKPSVDMLVDRNSFGIGVLNDLIYAVGGITDLTILNAAEVFDVSVQEWRLIASMSTERMDPGVGVLNNLLYVVGGYNNGFSLKSVECYDPTLDIWTPVTQMSTSRRKHGIGILDGVMYAIGGSDQENDKRVYLKSVEAYKPITKVWSSIADMHLCRSDPRVVTFNGLLYVMGGFDGSTRLNSVEIYDPNNNTWTMELFPKCVEVIKGAVVIDMPSHLRTY, encoded by the exons ggTTTGTTACCAGCTGCTATATTCTTACAGTTGGATTATGTAAAAGGTGTATGTGTTaagtttttacaaaaacaaatgaATACTTCAAATTGTCTTGGTATTAAAGAATTTGCTGACTTTTATAACTGTATGGAATTGTTGTCAAGTTCTGAAGAAtacataaaaacacatttttc aaaatttgTTGAAACAGATGAGTTTCTATCTATGTCTTCTGAAGAAGTGATTAATCTAATCTCCCGTGATGACATTAACGttccatttgaagaaaaa aTATTTGAATGTGTTATTAATTGGGTAAAACATGAATTAGATAGTAGAAATGACAGTTTGCCTAAATTAATGGAACATGTTCGTTTGTCATTAGCACCCGAAGAGTATATATCAAAAAATGTAGTTGATGAAcctcttattaaaaataatcttaaat gtaaagATTTTGTCATTGAGGCTTTAAATTTCCATATCATAAAGAAACATCGGCGCATTACTATACCACACACAATTCGTAATTCACCTAGACAGACTGGACTTAAA TTTCTTCTTGCCATGTCATCTAGGTTTGGGAAGTGTGATACAGGCTGGTATGATCCAGCAACCAAACTATTgcatagaacaaaaaaaatgaaaataggatTTAATTTATGTGCTCTTGCCTTAATAAAGGATCATTTAGTTTTTGCCTTGAATTGCAATGAACCTAATTTAATATCAACTAAAATGCTGGATTTATCTTCACGATCACTTCAATGGAAACCATCTGTTGACATGTTAGTCGATCGAAATAGTTTTGGGATTGGTGTCTTAAATGATCTTATATATGCt GTTGGTGGAATTACTGATTTGACCATATTAAATGCTGCAGAAGTTTTTGACGTGAGTGTTCAAGAATGGCGATTAATAGCTAGTATGTCTACTGAGAGAATGGACCCCGGTGTTGGAGTACTCAATAATCTTTTATACgtg GTAGGAGGTTACAATAACGGATTTTCTTTGAAATCTGTTGAATGTTATGATCCCACCCTTGATATATGGACACCAGTCACACAAATGTCTACAAGTCGTCGAAAACATGGTATAGGAATCTTAGACGGTGTAATGTATGCTATTGGTGGTAGTGATCAGGAAAATGATAAAAGGGTATATCTTAAAAGTGTTGAGGCCTATAAACCAATTACTAAAGTATGGTCTTCAATTGCCGATATGCACCTATGCCGTTCCGAtccaa GAGTTGTCACATTTAATGGTTTGTTGTATGTTATGGGCGGATTCGATGGATCCACTCGTTTGAACTCTGTCGAAATATACGACCCCAATAACAACACGTGGACTATGGAACTATTTCCAAAATGTGTAGAGGTAATTAAAGGTGCAGTAGTCATTGATATGCCATCACATTTGAGAACTTATTAG